A DNA window from Thermosynechococcaceae cyanobacterium Okahandja contains the following coding sequences:
- a CDS encoding YciI family protein, translated as MAKFVAWGRYCEDVLERRAPYRQAHLDGLAQQKAQGTLITIGPTKDLRYFFALYDAESEAAVRQLIEADPYWQHHVWTEYTIHEWIQAL; from the coding sequence ATGGCCAAATTTGTTGCTTGGGGGCGTTACTGCGAGGATGTACTTGAGCGCCGCGCCCCCTACCGTCAAGCCCACCTCGACGGCCTTGCCCAGCAAAAAGCCCAAGGAACCTTGATCACCATTGGGCCAACCAAAGACTTGCGTTACTTTTTTGCCCTGTACGACGCCGAGAGTGAGGCAGCGGTGCGCCAACTAATCGAAGCGGATCCCTATTGGCAGCACCACGTCTGGACGGAATATACCATCCACGAATGGATCCAAGCCCTCTAA
- a CDS encoding NblA/ycf18 family protein, producing MEQRFPELNVDLSFEQEFQMRVMEEQVGTMSLQQTRELLLQASRLLMMKDNVIRSLVKRAA from the coding sequence ATGGAACAACGATTCCCTGAGCTGAATGTTGATCTCAGCTTCGAGCAGGAGTTCCAAATGCGAGTGATGGAAGAACAGGTCGGCACCATGAGTCTGCAGCAAACGCGCGAGCTACTGTTGCAAGCCTCACGGCTGTTGATGATGAAAGATAACGTCATTCGCTCCCTTGTGAAGCGCGCCGCCTAG
- the ilvD gene encoding dihydroxy-acid dehydratase, with protein MADNWRSRVITEGVQRTPNRAMLRAVGFGDEDFSKPIVGVASAHSTITPCNMGIAPLASRAEAGIRAAGGMPQLFGTITVSDGISMGTEGMKYSLVSRDVIADSIETACNAQSMDGVLAIGGCDKNMPGAMMAMARMNIPAIFVYGGTIKPGQWQGTDLTVVSAFEAVGQYSAGKMNDATLHAIEHHACPGAGSCGGMFTANTMSSAFEAMGMSLMYSSTMCAEDAEKAENTELAGKVLVEAIRQNLRPRDIITRKSIENALSVIMAVGGSTNAVLHFLAIAHSAEVPLTIDDFETIRQRVPVLCDLKPSGKYVTADLHRAGGIPQVMKILLNHGLLHGDCITITGETIAERLRHVPDTPDPHQDVIHPFEKPLYATGHLAILKGNLASEGAVAKISGVKNPSITGPARVFDSEEACLDAILAGKINRGDIVVIRYEGPVGGPGMREMLAPTSAIIGAGLGDSVGLITDGRFSGGTYGMVVGHVAPEAAVGGTIALVEEGDAITIDAHQRLLQLNVSDAELAARRAKWQPPAPRYTRGVLAKYAKLVSSSSLGAVTDRFV; from the coding sequence ATGGCAGATAACTGGCGCAGTCGCGTTATTACTGAAGGCGTACAACGCACCCCCAACCGGGCAATGCTCCGAGCAGTTGGGTTCGGAGATGAGGATTTCAGTAAGCCCATTGTTGGTGTTGCCAGTGCCCACAGTACCATTACCCCCTGCAATATGGGCATTGCCCCCCTTGCCAGTCGCGCCGAAGCAGGAATTCGTGCGGCAGGTGGGATGCCGCAACTCTTTGGCACCATCACCGTCAGCGATGGTATTTCCATGGGCACCGAAGGCATGAAGTACTCCTTGGTGTCGCGGGATGTGATTGCCGATTCCATTGAAACCGCCTGCAATGCCCAAAGCATGGATGGGGTTCTGGCCATTGGCGGCTGTGACAAAAATATGCCTGGGGCGATGATGGCCATGGCTCGCATGAACATACCTGCCATTTTTGTCTATGGTGGCACCATTAAGCCCGGCCAGTGGCAAGGCACGGATCTCACCGTGGTCAGCGCCTTTGAAGCGGTGGGGCAGTACAGCGCGGGCAAAATGAATGATGCGACCCTCCACGCCATCGAACACCACGCCTGTCCGGGAGCGGGATCCTGCGGCGGCATGTTTACCGCCAATACCATGTCCTCTGCCTTTGAAGCCATGGGCATGAGCTTGATGTATTCCTCTACAATGTGTGCCGAGGATGCCGAAAAGGCTGAAAACACCGAACTGGCGGGCAAAGTTCTAGTGGAGGCTATTCGGCAAAACCTGCGCCCCCGCGACATTATTACCCGCAAATCCATCGAAAACGCCCTGAGTGTGATTATGGCGGTTGGTGGCTCTACCAATGCAGTCCTCCACTTTTTGGCGATCGCCCACAGCGCCGAAGTCCCCCTCACCATCGATGACTTCGAGACCATTCGCCAGCGAGTCCCCGTCCTGTGCGACCTCAAACCCTCCGGCAAGTACGTCACCGCCGATCTGCACCGGGCGGGGGGCATCCCCCAAGTGATGAAAATCCTCCTCAACCATGGTCTGCTGCACGGTGACTGCATCACCATTACCGGCGAAACGATTGCCGAACGGCTGCGCCATGTCCCCGATACCCCCGACCCCCACCAAGATGTGATCCATCCCTTCGAGAAACCCCTGTACGCCACGGGGCACTTGGCCATCCTCAAGGGCAACTTGGCCAGCGAAGGGGCAGTGGCCAAAATCTCTGGTGTTAAGAACCCCAGCATCACCGGTCCGGCGCGTGTCTTTGACTCTGAAGAAGCCTGTTTAGATGCCATCTTGGCAGGCAAGATCAATCGGGGGGATATTGTTGTGATCCGCTACGAAGGCCCGGTGGGTGGCCCCGGTATGCGGGAAATGCTCGCCCCCACCTCTGCCATCATTGGCGCTGGCCTCGGGGACAGTGTGGGGCTGATTACCGATGGCCGTTTTTCCGGTGGCACCTACGGTATGGTGGTGGGTCATGTTGCCCCCGAAGCAGCCGTTGGCGGCACCATTGCCCTTGTGGAAGAAGGAGACGCCATTACCATTGATGCCCATCAGCGGCTGCTGCAACTGAACGTCAGTGATGCCGAACTCGCCGCGCGGCGGGCCAAATGGCAGCCTCCTGCCCCCCGTTACACCCGCGGTGTGCTGGCCAAGTACGCGAAGCTGGTTTCCTCTAGTAGCCTCGGGGCGGTGACTGATCGCTTCGTTTAG
- a CDS encoding stage II sporulation protein M: MNVERWLIRQETQWLELEQLLNRAEAKGIGSLSATEICRLSQLYRLVSADLARAKTRRLGNHLVSYLQGLTLRGYSQVYQGKQPEDWRRVLWFFQRGFPEVVQQTWPQTAVAFGIFMVALAIGWWYTWADRQFMELVVPPEIISLVEEEGKLWMGSIVGVEPLASSAIMTNNMSVAFATLAGGIVGGLGTLYILWNNGIHIGAIAAFVAQNDLSYPFWAFVSPHGALELPAIFLAGAAGLLLGQALLFPGRYPRLSALKRNGALAAQLMFGVVPLLIIAGIIEGFWSPSPLIPNSLKYLSGLGLFVALSLYCAWPLERSPTRGGK, from the coding sequence ATGAATGTTGAGCGCTGGTTAATCCGGCAGGAGACACAGTGGCTGGAGCTAGAGCAGTTGCTCAACCGTGCTGAGGCCAAGGGCATTGGCAGCCTCTCCGCCACTGAAATTTGTCGTCTCAGTCAGTTGTACCGCTTAGTGAGTGCGGACCTAGCACGGGCGAAAACACGACGGCTGGGCAATCATTTGGTCAGCTACCTCCAAGGTCTGACGCTGCGTGGCTACAGTCAGGTGTATCAGGGGAAGCAGCCGGAGGACTGGCGGCGGGTTCTCTGGTTTTTTCAGCGCGGCTTTCCGGAAGTGGTGCAGCAAACGTGGCCGCAAACGGCGGTGGCCTTTGGCATTTTTATGGTGGCGTTGGCCATCGGCTGGTGGTACACCTGGGCCGATCGCCAATTTATGGAACTGGTCGTACCACCTGAAATTATTAGCCTAGTGGAGGAGGAGGGCAAGCTGTGGATGGGGTCAATTGTTGGTGTGGAACCCCTCGCCTCCAGTGCCATTATGACCAATAACATGAGTGTGGCCTTTGCTACCTTGGCAGGGGGCATCGTTGGTGGCTTGGGCACCCTCTACATCCTTTGGAATAATGGCATTCACATTGGCGCGATCGCCGCCTTTGTGGCGCAAAATGACCTCTCTTACCCGTTTTGGGCCTTTGTTAGCCCCCACGGTGCCCTTGAGTTACCAGCGATTTTTCTGGCGGGGGCAGCGGGGCTGCTGTTGGGGCAGGCACTACTCTTTCCGGGGCGGTACCCTCGCTTGAGTGCCCTCAAACGCAATGGCGCATTAGCGGCGCAACTCATGTTTGGGGTGGTGCCCCTGCTGATTATTGCCGGTATTATTGAGGGCTTCTGGTCACCCAGTCCGCTAATTCCCAATAGCCTGAAGTACCTCTCAGGTCTAGGGTTGTTTGTTGCCTTAAGCCTTTATTGCGCTTGGCCACTGGAGCGATCGCCCACCCGTGGGGGAAAATAA
- a CDS encoding homocysteine biosynthesis protein, with the protein MERTIAEINAKIRSGHVRVWTLAELKTRLETLSVAEAAQQVDVITTGTFEPMESSGAMINLGPTDPPLKLRQCWLDGIPAYSGIGAVDLYLGAAQSVDLNPEGGEAETIRERGGGHVIADLIAGKAIPLRAVGYVTDCYPRASLETMISKDTINQFYLYNPRNLYQNFIVGVNGGDRPLYTYLGPLQPQLGNAVYASSGALSPLLNDPHLRLVGIGTRIFLGGGIGYVAWEGTQHFPLQKRLGNDTPIGPAATLALIGDAKQMDPFWVRGCYFKNYGASLMLGVGIPLPVLDEAVIARCAIRDEEVVAPIIDFSIPRRVRPTFGVVNYAQLKSGKIKIEGKTVRTAPLSSLYFGQLVAERLKEWIVQGTFTLAEPVAPLPSDRAFLPQQAWAPPASRE; encoded by the coding sequence GTGGAACGCACGATTGCTGAAATCAATGCCAAAATTCGCAGTGGCCACGTTAGGGTCTGGACCCTTGCGGAGTTAAAAACACGGCTTGAAACCCTGAGCGTGGCTGAGGCCGCTCAGCAGGTGGATGTCATTACCACAGGCACGTTTGAGCCGATGGAGTCCTCCGGTGCCATGATTAACCTTGGGCCGACGGATCCACCGCTCAAATTGCGGCAGTGCTGGCTCGATGGCATTCCCGCCTATAGTGGCATTGGTGCGGTTGATCTCTATTTGGGAGCCGCCCAGTCGGTGGATCTAAACCCGGAGGGTGGCGAAGCAGAAACCATTCGCGAGCGTGGCGGCGGTCACGTCATTGCCGATTTAATTGCGGGCAAAGCTATCCCCTTGCGGGCGGTGGGCTACGTGACGGACTGCTATCCCCGCGCTAGTCTCGAAACCATGATTAGCAAAGACACCATTAATCAGTTTTATTTGTATAATCCCCGCAATCTCTACCAGAATTTTATTGTTGGTGTGAATGGGGGCGATCGCCCCCTTTACACTTACCTCGGTCCGCTGCAACCCCAGCTAGGAAATGCGGTGTATGCCAGTAGTGGCGCGCTCTCGCCGCTGTTAAACGATCCTCACCTACGCTTAGTGGGGATTGGCACGCGGATTTTCCTTGGGGGGGGGATTGGCTACGTGGCTTGGGAGGGCACCCAACACTTTCCGCTGCAAAAACGCCTTGGCAATGACACCCCCATTGGCCCTGCGGCAACCTTAGCCCTCATTGGCGATGCCAAGCAAATGGATCCCTTTTGGGTGCGCGGCTGTTACTTCAAAAATTATGGGGCATCCCTGATGCTGGGAGTGGGAATTCCCTTACCGGTGCTGGATGAAGCGGTCATTGCCCGCTGCGCTATTCGCGATGAGGAGGTAGTTGCCCCGATTATTGATTTTTCTATTCCGCGCCGCGTTCGCCCCACCTTTGGTGTTGTGAACTATGCCCAGTTAAAGTCCGGCAAGATTAAAATTGAAGGCAAGACTGTGCGTACCGCGCCCCTCAGTAGCTTGTACTTTGGCCAGTTGGTGGCCGAGCGCCTGAAGGAGTGGATTGTACAGGGAACGTTTACCCTTGCGGAGCCTGTGGCACCCTTACCCAGCGATCGCGCCTTTTTGCCCCAGCAGGCATGGGCACCACCCGCAAGCCGTGAATAA
- a CDS encoding response regulator transcription factor → MESHKEKILVVDDEASIRRILETRLSMIGYTVVTAADGEEALTTFRHEQPDLVVLDVMMPKLDGYGVCQELRKESDVPIIMLTALGDVADRITGLELGADDYVVKPFSPKELEARIRSVLRRIEKTTTSGIPSSGVIQIGNIRIDTNKRQVYKGDERIRLTGMEFMLLELLVGRSGEPFSRGEILEQVWGYTPERHVDTRVVDVHISRLRAKLEEDPSNPELILTARGTGYLFQRIIEPGEMLNKAQ, encoded by the coding sequence TTGGAGAGCCACAAAGAGAAAATTCTCGTCGTTGACGATGAGGCCAGTATTCGCCGCATTCTTGAAACCCGTCTATCCATGATTGGTTACACCGTGGTCACAGCGGCTGATGGCGAGGAAGCTCTGACAACCTTTCGGCACGAACAGCCGGATTTAGTGGTGCTAGATGTCATGATGCCCAAGCTAGACGGCTATGGCGTGTGTCAGGAACTGCGCAAAGAGTCCGACGTGCCCATTATTATGCTCACCGCCCTCGGCGATGTGGCAGATCGCATCACCGGCCTCGAACTGGGGGCCGATGACTACGTGGTCAAGCCCTTTTCCCCCAAAGAGCTAGAGGCGCGAATTCGCTCCGTTCTGCGGCGGATTGAAAAAACCACCACCTCCGGCATTCCCAGTTCCGGTGTGATTCAGATTGGCAATATTCGCATTGATACGAATAAGCGGCAGGTGTATAAGGGGGATGAGCGGATTCGCCTAACCGGCATGGAGTTTATGCTCTTGGAACTGCTGGTGGGGCGCTCCGGTGAGCCGTTTTCCCGCGGCGAAATTCTTGAGCAGGTGTGGGGCTATACGCCAGAGCGGCATGTGGATACCCGTGTGGTGGATGTGCATATCTCGCGGCTGCGGGCTAAGCTGGAGGAAGATCCGAGTAATCCGGAGCTTATTCTGACGGCTCGGGGCACAGGCTATCTCTTTCAGCGGATTATTGAACCCGGGGAAATGCTCAACAAAGCCCAATAG
- a CDS encoding CHAT domain-containing protein, with product MVLLRWGAIASVSFCLGIMASPRATAVPTVPVGLSRAVLNMETRIKEEYDDYFGREVAAVTQDPVAIARSLDQISRATGKKTAVLWVIPRPQDLHLVLITPNQAPVVVDLPEARQEIFLPVAQSFQWAVSHPLQTVDYFTTARQLHRWIIEPFEEAYLKPQGIEVLLFCLGGGVRTLPLAALHDGETFLIERYQLSRIPAFNLIDQRYRPLQQPRVLAMGAATFANLSPLPAVPVELRTLQQFLRATAPNSRELLNQQFTLGNLNQSLSRQSFDIVHFATHAEFRPGAPQNSYIQLWDRQLTLAEMNRLSWRNAAPELLVLSACRTAVGDRNAELGFAGVALQAGVKSVVASTWYVDDVGTLALMSEFYRQLANSRTKGDALQQAQIHLLRGDVIAKGEHLRLGTTQLPLPSTLRLSRTEDFRHPRYWAAFTLISSPW from the coding sequence ATGGTTCTGTTGCGTTGGGGGGCGATCGCCTCGGTGAGTTTTTGCCTTGGTATTATGGCCAGCCCGCGAGCGACGGCTGTGCCAACGGTGCCTGTGGGTCTCAGCCGTGCTGTGCTAAATATGGAGACCCGCATTAAGGAGGAGTACGACGACTATTTTGGCCGGGAGGTGGCCGCCGTGACCCAAGATCCGGTGGCGATCGCCCGCAGCCTCGATCAAATTAGCCGTGCCACCGGCAAGAAAACGGCGGTACTTTGGGTGATTCCCCGCCCCCAAGACCTGCACCTTGTTTTAATTACGCCCAATCAAGCGCCGGTGGTGGTGGACTTACCTGAGGCTCGCCAAGAGATTTTTTTACCCGTGGCGCAGTCGTTTCAGTGGGCCGTTTCCCATCCGCTGCAAACGGTGGACTATTTCACCACTGCCCGCCAGCTACACCGTTGGATTATTGAACCCTTTGAAGAGGCGTACCTCAAACCCCAAGGGATCGAGGTGCTGTTATTTTGCCTCGGGGGTGGCGTGCGCACCTTGCCCCTTGCTGCTCTCCATGATGGTGAGACGTTTTTAATTGAAAGGTATCAACTGAGTCGCATTCCCGCCTTTAACCTAATTGACCAGCGCTATCGGCCACTACAACAACCGCGGGTGCTGGCCATGGGGGCAGCCACATTTGCCAATTTAAGCCCACTGCCAGCGGTACCCGTTGAACTGCGCACGCTGCAACAATTTCTTAGGGCAACGGCTCCCAACTCCCGCGAATTGTTAAATCAGCAGTTTACCCTTGGCAACCTGAACCAAAGCCTGAGCCGTCAATCCTTTGATATTGTCCACTTTGCCACCCATGCGGAGTTTCGCCCGGGTGCCCCCCAGAACTCCTACATTCAACTGTGGGATCGGCAGCTTACCTTGGCCGAAATGAATCGCCTGAGTTGGCGCAACGCGGCACCAGAGCTATTGGTGTTGAGCGCCTGCCGCACCGCCGTGGGCGATCGCAATGCCGAGCTGGGGTTTGCGGGCGTTGCCCTGCAAGCAGGCGTAAAGTCTGTGGTTGCCAGCACGTGGTACGTGGATGACGTGGGTACCCTTGCCTTAATGAGTGAGTTTTATCGCCAACTCGCCAACAGCCGCACCAAAGGTGATGCCCTGCAACAAGCACAGATTCATCTACTGCGGGGGGATGTCATCGCCAAGGGAGAGCACCTACGGCTAGGCACCACCCAGTTGCCCTTACCCTCAACCCTACGACTGAGCCGCACCGAAGATTTTCGCCATCCCCGCTATTGGGCTGCCTTTACCCTGATCAGCAGCCCGTGGTAG
- the dnaB gene encoding replicative DNA helicase, with protein MVQEPSFQPDSQLLPPQNLEAEEWILGGILLDPEAINRVIDILPVEAFYLSAHRDIYRAALSLHSQGSPTDFLCVTAWLQDQGLLEKVGGQNKIAELLDRTVSAINIDRYALLVKEKYLRRKLIEAGTNVVKLAYDNSLSLDAILDQSEQQIFSVTQDRIQQGLTRTDEILTRTFTELEQRAIGNVQPGLSCNFYDLDNLTQGFQRSDLIIIAGRPSMGKTAIALQIARRIAEIHHLGVAIYSLEMSKEQLVQRLLASEARIDSNYLRAGRISQHQWEPLSRAIGVLSQLPIYIDDTPNPSLGEIRSTARRLHAEHANGLGLILIDYLQLMGSEESSEGRVQELSKITRALKGLARELNVPVIALSQLSRGVEARQNKRPLMSDLRESGSIEQDADLVILLYRDEYYNPDTPDRGICELLLAKHRNGPVGTVKLLFDPQYTRFENLARDLA; from the coding sequence ATGGTGCAAGAGCCGAGCTTCCAACCCGATAGCCAATTACTGCCCCCCCAGAATCTTGAAGCGGAAGAGTGGATTTTGGGGGGTATTCTCTTAGACCCAGAGGCGATTAACCGCGTTATTGATATTTTGCCGGTGGAGGCATTTTACCTCAGTGCCCACCGCGATATTTATCGTGCCGCCCTATCCCTGCACAGTCAGGGCAGCCCCACAGATTTTCTTTGTGTAACGGCATGGTTACAGGATCAGGGGTTGCTTGAAAAAGTGGGCGGCCAGAACAAAATTGCCGAATTGCTGGATCGCACGGTCAGTGCCATCAACATTGACCGCTATGCCCTACTGGTCAAGGAGAAGTACCTGCGCCGCAAGCTGATTGAGGCGGGAACCAATGTTGTGAAGTTGGCCTATGACAACAGTCTCAGCCTGGATGCAATTTTGGATCAGTCGGAGCAGCAAATTTTTAGTGTGACGCAGGATCGGATTCAGCAGGGGCTGACCCGCACGGACGAGATTCTCACCCGCACCTTTACGGAGCTAGAGCAGCGCGCCATTGGCAATGTGCAGCCCGGGCTCTCCTGTAATTTTTATGACCTCGACAACTTAACCCAAGGCTTTCAACGCTCGGATTTAATTATTATTGCCGGGCGGCCTTCCATGGGCAAAACGGCGATCGCCCTGCAAATTGCCCGTCGTATTGCCGAAATCCATCACCTTGGGGTGGCCATCTACAGCCTAGAAATGTCGAAAGAGCAATTGGTGCAACGGCTGCTGGCCAGTGAAGCCCGCATTGACAGTAATTACCTACGGGCAGGACGGATTAGCCAGCACCAGTGGGAACCCCTCAGCCGCGCCATTGGCGTGCTCTCCCAACTACCGATTTACATTGACGATACCCCCAACCCCAGTCTGGGGGAAATTCGCTCGACCGCACGGCGGCTCCATGCGGAACACGCTAACGGGCTAGGACTCATCCTCATTGATTACCTGCAACTGATGGGCAGCGAAGAAAGTAGCGAGGGGCGGGTGCAAGAACTTTCAAAAATTACTCGCGCCCTCAAGGGGTTGGCGCGGGAACTGAATGTGCCGGTCATTGCTCTGTCGCAGCTGAGCCGTGGCGTGGAAGCCCGCCAAAATAAACGCCCGCTGATGTCAGATTTACGAGAGTCGGGGTCGATTGAGCAGGATGCGGATCTGGTTATTTTGCTCTACCGCGATGAATATTACAATCCCGACACACCGGATCGCGGTATTTGTGAACTCTTGTTAGCAAAGCACCGGAATGGGCCGGTGGGCACTGTTAAACTATTATTTGATCCCCAGTACACTCGCTTTGAAAACTTGGCGCGGGATTTAGCCTGA
- the rplI gene encoding 50S ribosomal protein L9: MAKRVQVVLNETVNKLGRMGQVVEVAPGYARNYLLPKGIAEPATASALRRVARLQELERQRLAELKGVAEKQKAALEKLATITISMPVGENDTLFGSVTPQDVADAIQAITGETIDRRDMHLPDIRKLGTYTADIKLHPEVSVKLNIQVVPD, encoded by the coding sequence ATGGCAAAGCGGGTGCAGGTCGTCTTGAATGAAACAGTGAATAAACTTGGGCGGATGGGTCAAGTGGTAGAGGTCGCCCCCGGCTATGCCCGTAACTATCTGTTGCCAAAAGGGATTGCGGAGCCTGCAACCGCCAGTGCGCTGCGCCGTGTTGCCCGGCTGCAGGAGTTGGAGCGGCAGCGCCTAGCGGAACTGAAGGGGGTTGCCGAAAAACAAAAAGCCGCCCTCGAAAAACTGGCTACAATCACGATTTCAATGCCAGTAGGTGAGAACGACACCCTGTTTGGCAGTGTTACCCCTCAGGATGTGGCGGATGCCATTCAGGCCATTACAGGTGAGACAATTGACCGCCGCGATATGCACCTGCCGGATATTCGCAAATTGGGCACCTATACCGCAGACATCAAGCTCCATCCGGAAGTGAGTGTCAAGCTTAACATTCAAGTTGTTCCCGACTAG
- the psaJ gene encoding photosystem I reaction center subunit IX, with product MQTKHLLTYLSTAPVLAAVWMTITAGILIEFNRFYPDLLFHPL from the coding sequence ATGCAAACCAAACACCTACTGACCTATCTCTCAACTGCCCCTGTCCTTGCCGCTGTGTGGATGACCATTACCGCCGGTATTCTGATCGAGTTCAATCGTTTTTACCCAGACTTGTTATTTCATCCCCTCTAG
- a CDS encoding Photosystem I reaction center subunit III, whose product MRRLLALLLVLSLWIGITPLASADVAGLVPCKDSPAFQKRAAAALNTTADPASGQKRFERYSQALCGEDGLPHLVVDGRLSRAGDFLIPSALFLFITGWIGWVGRAYLIAVRDSGEANEKEIIIDVPLAIKCMLTGFAWPLAALKELASGELTAKDSEITVSPR is encoded by the coding sequence ATGCGTCGATTGTTAGCCCTACTTCTAGTCTTGAGTCTGTGGATTGGCATTACGCCCCTTGCCTCTGCCGATGTGGCGGGACTCGTCCCCTGTAAAGACTCGCCAGCATTTCAAAAACGTGCCGCTGCGGCGCTGAACACAACGGCTGATCCCGCCTCGGGGCAAAAGCGTTTTGAGCGCTACAGCCAAGCCCTGTGTGGTGAGGATGGGCTACCCCACCTCGTGGTGGATGGTCGTCTCAGCCGGGCGGGCGACTTTTTAATTCCCAGCGCCCTCTTTCTGTTCATCACGGGTTGGATTGGTTGGGTGGGTCGTGCCTACCTGATTGCCGTGCGTGACAGTGGCGAAGCCAATGAAAAAGAAATCATCATTGATGTGCCCCTTGCCATTAAGTGTATGCTCACCGGCTTTGCTTGGCCCCTTGCCGCCCTCAAAGAGCTAGCCTCGGGTGAACTCACCGCCAAAGATAGTGAAATTACCGTTTCCCCCCGCTAA
- a CDS encoding adenylate/guanylate cyclase domain-containing protein: MDADVAFNLPDQKLLEALPPQQLVAIIFRQQQIIDHLRHILSQLPHGPELIHPEIPPPAEPHLALVTDETMCYFPLTGGTCWTIGRSEDNAIVLADRWMSRTHAMIQRMGQGEFYLIDLGSRNGTFVNGRRVSIPVPLHNGDRITFGQTELDFFNEPLPPLFSESATLSLPQSEGSATALLHVRRLLTVLVVDIRDFTQLTRQLDEELLSEVIGTWFHRAGEIIRQYGSWVDKYIGDAVMAVWIYESEEIGYQQICHALAALEDLRVMTEQLHQQYPLPAPLRIGAGVNTGYAMVGNTGSGDRPDYTALGDTVNAAFRLESATKTIQADIAMGATTYHYLVVNCPTVVPFRPQVLSLKGYETPVPAYVGTFADLHNFLAKALKRNDTLH; encoded by the coding sequence ATGGATGCTGACGTTGCCTTTAATCTACCGGATCAGAAACTTCTGGAGGCACTGCCCCCACAGCAACTGGTGGCCATTATTTTCCGGCAACAGCAAATTATTGATCACCTGCGTCACATCCTGTCTCAGCTTCCCCATGGCCCAGAACTCATTCACCCTGAGATCCCGCCTCCGGCAGAACCCCATCTGGCACTGGTGACCGATGAAACGATGTGCTATTTCCCCTTGACGGGTGGAACGTGCTGGACTATTGGCCGCAGTGAAGACAATGCAATTGTTTTGGCCGATCGCTGGATGTCGCGTACCCACGCCATGATTCAACGCATGGGGCAAGGGGAGTTTTACTTAATTGATCTTGGCAGCCGCAATGGCACGTTTGTGAATGGTCGGCGGGTGAGTATTCCAGTGCCACTCCACAATGGCGATCGCATCACCTTTGGTCAGACGGAACTAGATTTTTTTAATGAGCCGCTGCCACCGTTGTTTAGCGAGAGCGCCACCCTGAGCTTACCGCAGTCGGAAGGCTCTGCCACCGCACTGCTGCACGTGCGGCGACTGTTAACCGTACTGGTGGTGGATATTCGTGACTTTACCCAATTGACCCGCCAACTCGATGAAGAACTGCTCTCAGAAGTCATTGGCACATGGTTTCATCGCGCCGGTGAAATTATTCGTCAGTACGGCAGTTGGGTCGATAAATACATTGGCGATGCTGTGATGGCCGTTTGGATCTATGAAAGTGAGGAAATTGGCTACCAACAGATTTGCCATGCCCTTGCGGCACTCGAAGATCTGCGGGTGATGACCGAACAACTCCACCAGCAGTATCCCCTACCCGCACCGCTGCGGATTGGTGCCGGGGTCAATACCGGCTATGCCATGGTTGGCAACACGGGCAGTGGCGATCGCCCCGACTATACCGCCTTAGGGGATACGGTCAACGCCGCCTTCCGGCTAGAAAGTGCCACCAAAACCATCCAAGCAGATATTGCCATGGGGGCAACGACCTACCATTACCTTGTCGTCAACTGCCCAACCGTTGTCCCCTTCCGTCCCCAGGTCCTGAGCCTCAAAGGGTATGAAACGCCGGTACCTGCCTATGTTGGCACATTTGCTGACTTGCATAACTTCTTGGCAAAAGCCTTAAAGCGTAATGATACCTTGCATTAG